AAAAGATCTTTTATATCACACACAATAATTTTAAAATTTTGTAAATTTAATTTTTTTGCTTTTTTAGCCGCTTTTTCAGCAGCTGTTGCGTATTTTTCAATACCTACATAATTAACATTAGGGTTTTGGAATGCTAATTCTGTTATCATTTCTCCTTTGCCCATGCCCAACTCTAAAATAGTAT
The genomic region above belongs to Mesomycoplasma neurolyticum and contains:
- a CDS encoding methyltransferase domain-containing protein: MINDFPYSINTNTILELGMGKGEMITELAFQNPNVNYVGIEKYATAAEKAAKKAKKLNLQNFKIIVCDIKDL